The DNA segment GGCGGTGTGGACGACGAGGTCGCCGCCGAGGACCGGCAGGCCCGCGTAGGTGCGCTCGTAGCGGGTGTGCAGGGTGCCGTCGGCGTCCTTGACGACGTCCTTGACGACCAGCTTCTCCTTGGCGCCGAGGCCTATGGTCCGGGCGGTCTCGGTCGCGCCGGACTGCGCCTTCTGGATCAGGGTGGTGCGCGCCGAGGCGGACAGGGCGGTCGGGGCGGCCGCGAGGGGCTTGGCGGCGGCGGCCGTGGGCTGGGCGGTGGCGCTGGTGGCCAGCCCGGTGGAGAGCAGGGCGCCGGCGGCGACAGCGGTGGCGATGGCCAGCGTGGTGCGCTTGTGACGCGCGTAGAGGGGGCTCACGGAAGCTCCTTCAAGTGGGGGAGACCGGTCAGCGTGGGGTTACTGGCCGGCGGGTGGGGTGGTGAAGTTGCTGTGCTACTGCGGCGGGTGGAGAGAGAGTGACATCAGGGCCGCGTACATGTCATGACCCTGAAGTGATGTTGGCCGAAAGTGAACTGTCGATGAATGTTGCGGGCCTGTGAACGGGCGCCGCCCGGGGAATCGCACCTCCCGGACGGCGCCCTGGTTCGGCCCCGCGACAGGCGGTCTACGGGAAGGTGAGGGTCCAGCCGTTGATCGTGCCGACGTCCTGCGAGGCCACGTCCTGAACCTTCAACTTCCAGGTCCCGTTGGCCGGTTCGGACGCGGCGTTCACCGTGTAGGTGTCGGTGACGTCGTCCGCCGAGTCACCGGAGCTGGAGTTCTTCAGGCGGTACGAGGCGCCCGACGGGCCGACCAGATCGACCACCAGGTCGCCACGCCACGTGTGGCTGATATTCGGCGTCACCAGAAGGTTGGCCGGCGCGTTCCCGGTCCTGCCGGAGACCGTGATCGACGAGGTGACCGCGGGCCCGTTGTCCGGGATCGAGACCGGGGTGGTGCTCGAGTACGACGTCCCGGTGCTGCCGCCCGAGCGGGTGCCGACCCCGACGGCCGCCCAGGCGTCCTGCACCGCCTTGTACTCGGCGCTCGTGGTGCCGTACAGCTCACCGGTCGCCGCGAGCGTGCCGGTGCGGGCTGCCGCGTAGTTGGTGGTGGACGTGAACTTGGTGGTCAGCGCCCGGTACCAGATCTGCAGCGCCTTGTCCCGGCCGATGCCGGTGACCGGAAGACCGTCCTTCGTGGGCGAGTTGTAGCTGACGCCGTTGATGACCTTGGCGCCGCTGCCCTCGCTCAGCAGGTAGAAGAAGTGGTTGGCGACGCCCGAGGAGTAGTGCACGTCCAGGCCGCCGACGCTGGAGGACCAGTAGTCGGCGGAGCCGCCGTCCTTGCTGGGCTTGTCCATGTAACGCAGCGGCGTGCCGTTGCCGTTGATGTCGATCTTCTCGCCGATGAGGTAGTCACCGACGTCGGAGGAGTTCGCGGCGTAGAACTCCACACCGGTGCCGAAGATGTCCGAAGTCGCCTCGTTCAGGCCGCCGGACTCACCGCTGTAGTTGAGGCCCGCGGTGTTGGAGGTGACACCGTGGCTCATCTCGTGGCCGGCCACGTCGAGCGAGGTCAGCGGGTCGGCGTTGCCGGAGCCGTCGCCGTACGTCATGCAGAAGCAGCTGTCGTCCCAGAACGCGTTCACGTACGAGTTGCCGTAGTGCACGCGGGAGTAGGCACCCACTCCGTTGTTCTTGATGCCGCTGCGGCCGAACGTGTTCTTGTAGAAGTCCCACGTCTCCTGGGCGCCGTAGTGGGCGTCCGCGCCCGCGGTGGCCGCGTTGGACGTGGTGCCGTTGCCCCAGGTGTCGTTGGTCTGGGAGAACAGCGTGCCGGTGCCCGAGGTGCCGTGGTTCAGGTTGTACGTCTTGTGGCCGCCGCGCGCGCCGTCGGTGAGCGTGAAGTTCGACCCCGACTGGGTCGTCGTCAGCGTCACCTGGCCGCTGTACTCGGTGTTGCCGATGCCGGTCTTGATGCCCTGGTACTCGAAGAGCTTCTTGCCGGTGGCGGCGTCGGTGATGACGTGCAGCTGGTTCGGGGTGCCGTCGTCCTGGAGACCGCCGACGACCGTCTCGTAGGCGAGGACGGGCTTGCCGGAGCCGGCCCAGATCACCTTGCGCACGGTGTCCGCGGCGGACTTGGTGCCGCCAAGGGTCTTCGCCGCCGCCACGGCCTGCTTCTCGACCGCGCTCTTCGCCACGGCCGGGGTCAGGTCGGCGACCTTCAGGGTGGCGTTGTTGGCCTTGACGACCTTCTGGGTCGTGCCCGACTTGGCGGTGTCGACGACGAGGTCGCCGCCGAGGACCGGCAGGCCCGCGTAGGTGCGCTCGTAGCGGGTGTGCAGGGTGCCGTCGGCGTCCTTGACGACGTCCTTGACGGCCAGCTGCTCCTTGGCGCCGAGGCCGATCGACCGCGCCGTGGCGGCCTTGGCGGCATCGGCGTCGCGTATCAGCTCCGCGCGCTGCGAGGCGGTGAGCTTGAGGGCCACGTGGGCCGGGTTGATCTTGCCGGCGTGCGGCGCGGCCGGGGCGGCGCTCGCGGCGCCGGACTGCACGGCGGCGGCGATCAGCGCGGCGACACCGGCCAGGGCGACGGTGGCGGTGCGGCGGTGCGTGGTGTGGGAGGTGCGTCTGCGAGAACTGCTGCTCAACACTGACTCCTTCTGCGTGACCGCGCTTCGCGCGGCCAGGGGAGACCGGACGGTGGGATGGGACGTCCGGGCAGAACAGGGCGGTGCGGGAACACGCGTGCAGAGGCCGGCCCGGTCCAGTCGTGAACGTGGCGTGGGGTTGCTGTGAGCCGGCCGTGGGAAGAGTGGCAGGTGATCACTGCTCCTGTCAGGACCGCGTCAGGAACTTGGCCGGAAATCGTTCGTTGATCGGATATTCATGTTCGATATGCGAAATGTTTGTAAAACGACGCATGACTGTGGCGGGGGGTGTTTTGGGGGCAGGTGGGGGCGGTGAGTTGCCGTGGTGCCGGCCGGGGCGATGAGGTGCCGTAGCGGGTCGCGGCGATGAGGTGCCGTAGCCCGGGCCGTAGCGGGTCGCGGCGATGAGGTGTCGTAGCCCGGGCCGTAGCGGGTCGCGGCGATGAGGTACCGCAGCGCGGGCCGGAGCGGTCCGCCCCTCGCGGGCCTCAGTTCGGGGTGCCGTCCCCGTGCCAGGTCCGCCACAGGGCGGCATAGGCGCCGCCGGCCGCCACCAGGTCCTCGTGGGAGCCCAGTTCGGTGACGAGACCGTCCTCCATGACCGCCACCCGGTCCGCGTCGTGGGCCGTGTGCAGACGGTGGGCGATGGCGATGACCGTACGGCCCTCCAGGACCGCGGCGAGCGCGCGCTCGGTGTGGCGGGCGGTGGTGGGATCGAGGAGCGCGGTCGCCTCGTCGAGGATGAGGGTGTGCGGATCGGCCAGCACCACCCGGGCCAGCGCCAGTTGCTGGGTCTGGGAGCCGTCGGTGAGGCAAGCGCCTTTCGGCCCCGAGGAACCGGGACCCCGGGGAAGGCCGCCCGCGCCGAGGCGGGTGCCGAGCCCGTCCGGCAGGTCACGCACCCAGCCGTCGGCGTCCACGGTGGCCAGCGCCTGCCACAACTCCTCGTCCGTGGCACCCGGTTCGGCGATCAGCAGGTTGTCGCGGACCGTACCCAGGAACACATGGTGCTCCTGGGTGACCAGCACCACCTGGCGGCGCAACCGCTCCGGCGTCAGCCCGGCGACCGGCACCCCGCCCACCGTCACCGTGCCCGCGCTGGGACTGTCGATCCCCGCGATCAGCCTGCTGAGGGTCGTCTTGCCCGCGCCCGACGGGCCGACCACGGCGATCCGTTCACCGGGACGGACGGTCAGATCGACCCCGCGCAGCACCTCCCGGCCGCGCCCGTAGGCGTAACGGACGCCGGTGGCGTCGATACGGTCGCCGTCCGGAACCACCTCCCCGGCGGCCGGCGCCACCCGCGGGGCACGGGCCAGACCCTCCACCCGGGCGAAGGAGGCCCCGCTGGACTGCAGTTGCTCGACCCGTACCAGCACCGCGTCCAGCGGCTCGCTGAACTGCCGCAGATACAGCCCCGCCGCCACCACCGCGCCCAGGCTCACCGTGCCGTGCGCGTGCAGCACCCCGCCGATCAGCAGCACGCCGGCCACGGGCAGGAGATACGACACCTCGACCGCCGGGAAGAACACGGTCCGCAGGTACAGCGTGTGCAGGCGGGTGCGCCGCGACGTCTCCAGCGCCGCACCGCCGGCGGTGACGCGCCGGCCGGCCAGCCGGAACGCCTCGACCGTCCGCGCACCGGCCGCCGTCGCCGCGAGGGTCTCGGCGACGTCCGAGGTGGCCGCGCCCTCGGCGAGGTAGGCCGCCCGCGCCCGCCGCAGATACCAGCGCACCACGATCGCGACCGGCACCAGGCCGGTCGTCCCGACGGCACCCAGCAGCGGGTCGATGAGGAACACCGCGCCGAGCAGGAACAGCGCCTGCACCCCCTGAACGAGTATCTCGGGGCCCGCGTCGCGCAGCGTGGTGCCGACGGTCGTCACATCGGCCGTGCCCCGGGCGGTCAGGTCGCCGGTGCCGGCCCGCTCCACCACCGACGCGGGCAGCGCCAGCGCACGGTCGACGAACTCCTCCCGCACCCGGGCCAGCGTCCGCTCCCCGAACCGGTGCCCCACGTACCGCGCCCAGCGCGCCACCAGCAGCTGTGCCGCCGAACACAGCAGGATGACCGGCGCCAGCCGGTCCACCGCCGCGACACCGTCCCCGGACCGCACCGCGTCCACGATCCGCCCGACCAGCCACGGGCCGGCGAGACCCGCCACGGCCGCCGCCGCGTTCAGCGCCAGGACGGCCGCGAAGACCCGCCCGTCGGCGCGCACCAGCCGCAGCGCAGCCCGCCGTACGTCGGCCGGCCCGGCGATGGGCAGCTTCCCGTCGGTCACCTCGCTCCCTCCGTGTCAGCGACCGCGTCCGCGCCGGTGTGCGTATCGGCGTCTGTGTCTGTGTCTGCGCCTGCGTCTGCACCTGGGTCTGCGCCCGCGCCGGCGTCCGTGTCCGTCTCCGCGTCGGCCTCCCTGGTCACCAGTGCCCGGTATCCCGGTTCCCCGGCGAGCAGTTCGCGGTGGCTCCCGGTCGCCGCGACCTTGCCGTCGACCAGGTAGTGCACGGTGTCCGCGCGGTCGAGGACGAGCGGGGAGGCACTCGTCACCACGGTCGTACGCCCCGCGCGTGACGCGCGCAGCCGGTCGGCCACCACGGCCTCGGTGTGGGCGTCGAGCGCGGAGGTCGGTTCGACGGCCAGCAGTACCTCCGGCGCGGCCAGCAGCGCCCGTACGAGCCGTACCCGTTGCCGTTGGCCACCCGAGAGGTTGCGGCCCTGGGCGTCGACCTGCGCGTCGAGCCCGTCGGGCAGCCCCCGCACGATGTCGTCGGCCGCCGCCGCGTGCACGGCACGCGCCACCTCCGCCTCGTCCGGCTCCCGGCACCCACCGACCAGCTCGCGCAGCGGCCCCGCGAACAGGTCGGCCTCGTGGTCGGCGACCAGGATGCGCTCGCGCACCCGCGGCAGGGGGATGTCGTCCAGGCGGACGTCGCCCCAGGTGACGTCCGAGGGCGCGTACCGGCCGAGGCGGTCCACCACGGCGGCCGCGTCCGCCGGCCGCGCCGCGGCCAGCGCGGTCAGCCCGCCGGGCGGCACCCGCACGCCCGACTCGGGATCGTGCAGCACGGACGGTTCGGCCGGCGGGTCGGCGGTGCCGGCATCCGGCGCGGGTTCGAGCCGCAGCAGCCGTACGACGCGCTCCGCCGCCACCACGCCGCGGCTGAGGTAGTAGGCGCCGTCGATCAGCATGGCCACCGGCCACCCGGCCAGCACGGCGACATATCCGTACACCGACACCAGCTCGCCCACGGTGATCTCCCCGCGGGCCGCCATCCGCGCCCCCAGCCAGGTCACCACGGCCAGGAACAGGGTCGGCAGGCCCGCCCCCAGCGCCTGGATCCAGCTGGTCACGGCGCCCACGCGGTACCCCTGTTCGCGCAGCCGCCGCGAGTCCCGGCGGAAGGAGTCGGCGACGAGCCCCTTGCCGCCCAGGCCGCCCAGTACGCGCAGACCGCCCGCGAGGTCACCGATCCGCGCGGTCAGCACCCCCTGCCGTTCGCGGTACTCGGTCTCCGCCCCGCGCAGCCGCCCCATCAGCGGCCCGACGAGCACGCCGATCAGCGGCACCCCGACGAGCACCACCACGGCCAGCCGCACGGAGACCGACAGCAGCAGCCCCGCGACGACGACGTAGGACATGAGCGCGCCGATGCCGGGTCCGACCACCGTCATGGCGGCGGCGATCGTCTGCACGTCGCCGACGCCGATCGTGACCACCTCACCGGCCCCCGTCTGCCCGGGCAGCGTGGCCCCCAGCCGCACCGCCTGGCGCACGACGACCTTCACCGTGCGGAAGTTGGCGTCCAGCCGTACCCGGGTCATCGTGCGGTGCCGCATGATGCTCAGCCAGGCGTTGAGGGACCCGACCGCGAACAGCGCGGCCGTCCACCCGGCCAGCGCCCCCGTGTCGCCCGGCTCCAGGCCCTCGTCGACCGCCCTCGCCATCAGGTACGGCGTCGCCGCCAGCAGCGTCATCCACGTACAGCTCAGCACCGCTCCGGCCGCGGCCCGGCCCGGCTGCCGGGTCACCAGCCACCACAGGTATCGCCGGCCGCCGCGGCAGTCGGGTGTGCCGGGATCCTCGTACGCGTCGATCATCGCGGTCCGCTTTCCCGTAGGTTCCTCGCGAGCTCGGCCAGGCAGGCGGTCTTGCAGGCTACCGAGGGTGCCGGGGGTTGCCCATCGAATAATCCCGGCGGCGGGACGGCGGGATCCGGGCCCCGTGGGCTGCTCGGGCTGACGTTCGCGCGGGGTGAAAATGTGCGCTTTGGTGTAGACATGGCGCTTCTGTGGCATCCGGTGGCCCGGTCGGGGGAGGAATGGAGTCGACCGGGGTTCCGACGGAATCCCGTGGACCGAACCGAGCGGGAATGGAGAGTTCGTGGTGCGTACGACGACTTGGAAGACCGCCGTCACCGCCGCCACCACCTTGCTGGTGGGTGCGCTGGGCGGGGGACCGGCGCAGGCGTCCTTGCCGACCGCCGCGGCATCACCGGACGCGGGCGTGGCGCCCTCGTCGTGCCGGCCGGCGAACCACATCGCCGAGATCGCCGCGGACGCCCCGAGTTCAGGGCATCGCCACTACCGCGTCACCCTGACCGCGGCGCCCGGGTACGAACCGTGCGAGCTGGCGGGGTCGCCGACCGACGTGCGGTTCTCCCGCCACGGTCTCCCGGACGGCGTCACGGCCGGCCGGTACGGCTCGCAGAGCACGGTGGTGACCTTCGGCCCGGGCCACCCGGTCCACTTCGACATCCAGGTCCCCAGCGGCGCCGGGGGTGTTCTCGCCGACGAGGCGGCCTTCACGCTCAGGACCCCGGACGGCGGGGTGATCCCCGGCGAGTCCACCGCCTACGGCCAGTTCACCGTCGACGCCGGCACCCTCATCGGCCCGGTCGGACCAGGGGCCTGATCACGCGGGCCACCCGAACCCGCAGGCGGGCCACTCGCGCGCGGGCCGCTCGAGGGCGCGTACCGCTCGCTCCACCTCGGCACGGCGCTCGTGCGCATCCGCTGCCGGCGTGGCGCGAGCATCCCGCGGACGCCGGACGCCGGACGCCGGACGCCGGACGCCGGACGCCGGACGCCGGACGCCGGACGCCGGACGCCGGACGCCGGACGCCGGACGCCGGACGCCGGACGCCGGACGCCGGGGCCCGGGGGCCTCAGGCCAGGCTGTCCCGCCAGGCCTTGTGCAGGTCCGCGAACCGGCCCGTGCCGGCGATCAGTTCGTCCGGGGCGCCGTCCTCGACGATCCGTCCGTGCTCCATCACCAGCACCCGGTCCGCGATCTCCACCGTGGACAGCCGGTGCGCGATCACCATGGCGGTGCGGCCGCGCAGCACCGTCGACATCGCGCGCTGCACGGCCCGTTCGCCCGGGATGTCCAGCGAGCTGGTGGCCTCGTCCAGGATCAGTACGGCGGGGTCGGCGAGCAACGCGCGGGCGAACGCGACCAGTTGGCGCTGTCCGGCGGAGATGCGGCCGCCGCGCTTGCGTACGTCCGTGTCGTAGCCGTCGGGCAGTCCGCTGATGAACTCGTGCGCGCCGATGGCCTTCGCCGCCTGCTCGATCTCCGCGCGGGTGGCCTCCGGGCGGCCGATCGCGATGTTGTCCGCGACCGTGCCGGAGAACAGGAACGCCTCCTGCGTGACCATGACCACCCCGCGGCGCAGTTCGGGGACCGACAGCTCGCGCAGGTCGACACCGTCCAGCAGCACGCGCCCCTCGGTGGGGTCGTAGAAGCGGGCGAGCAGCTTGGCCAGCGTCGACTTGCCCGCGCCCGTGGAGCCGACCAGCGCGACCGTCTCTCCGGCGGGCACGGTGAGGTCGAAGCGGGGGAGCACCTCGCCGCCGGTGCGGTAGGCGAAGCGGACCTGGTCGAAGACCACCTCGCGGCCGGGGAGATCGCTCTCCAGGGGCGGCAGTTCACGCGGTTCCGCGGGCTCGGGCACCGACGGCGTCTGCGCCAGCAGGCCCGCGATCTTCTCCAGCGAGGCGGCCGCCGACTGGTAGGAGTTGAGGAACATGCCGAGCCGGTCGATCGGGTCGTACAGCCGGCGCAGGTACAGCACCGCCGCCGCCAGCACGCCCAGCGCCAGCGAGCCCGAGGCCACCCGGTAGGCACCCCACAGGACCATCGCCGCGACCGCCGTGTTCGCCACCAGCCGCGAGCCGACCACGTACCGGGCCATCTCCAGCATGCCGTCGCCGTTGGTCCGCGCGTGCCGCTCGTTCAGCACGGCGAACTCGGCGTCGTTGACGGCCTCCCGCCGGAAGGCGCGCACCGGGCGGATGCCGTTCATCGTCTCCACGAACTTCACGATCACCGCCGCGATCGCCGTCGACCGCGCCCGGAACACCCGCCCCGCACGCCGCCGG comes from the Streptomyces sp. NBC_00820 genome and includes:
- a CDS encoding M4 family metallopeptidase, translating into MLSSSSRRRTSHTTHRRTATVALAGVAALIAAAVQSGAASAAPAAPHAGKINPAHVALKLTASQRAELIRDADAAKAATARSIGLGAKEQLAVKDVVKDADGTLHTRYERTYAGLPVLGGDLVVDTAKSGTTQKVVKANNATLKVADLTPAVAKSAVEKQAVAAAKTLGGTKSAADTVRKVIWAGSGKPVLAYETVVGGLQDDGTPNQLHVITDAATGKKLFEYQGIKTGIGNTEYSGQVTLTTTQSGSNFTLTDGARGGHKTYNLNHGTSGTGTLFSQTNDTWGNGTTSNAATAGADAHYGAQETWDFYKNTFGRSGIKNNGVGAYSRVHYGNSYVNAFWDDSCFCMTYGDGSGNADPLTSLDVAGHEMSHGVTSNTAGLNYSGESGGLNEATSDIFGTGVEFYAANSSDVGDYLIGEKIDINGNGTPLRYMDKPSKDGGSADYWSSSVGGLDVHYSSGVANHFFYLLSEGSGAKVINGVSYNSPTKDGLPVTGIGRDKALQIWYRALTTKFTSTTNYAAARTGTLAATGELYGTTSAEYKAVQDAWAAVGVGTRSGGSTGTSYSSTTPVSIPDNGPAVTSSITVSGRTGNAPANLLVTPNISHTWRGDLVVDLVGPSGASYRLKNSSSGDSADDVTDTYTVNAASEPANGTWKLKVQDVASQDVGTINGWTLTFP
- a CDS encoding ABC transporter ATP-binding protein, yielding MTDGKLPIAGPADVRRAALRLVRADGRVFAAVLALNAAAAVAGLAGPWLVGRIVDAVRSGDGVAAVDRLAPVILLCSAAQLLVARWARYVGHRFGERTLARVREEFVDRALALPASVVERAGTGDLTARGTADVTTVGTTLRDAGPEILVQGVQALFLLGAVFLIDPLLGAVGTTGLVPVAIVVRWYLRRARAAYLAEGAATSDVAETLAATAAGARTVEAFRLAGRRVTAGGAALETSRRTRLHTLYLRTVFFPAVEVSYLLPVAGVLLIGGVLHAHGTVSLGAVVAAGLYLRQFSEPLDAVLVRVEQLQSSGASFARVEGLARAPRVAPAAGEVVPDGDRIDATGVRYAYGRGREVLRGVDLTVRPGERIAVVGPSGAGKTTLSRLIAGIDSPSAGTVTVGGVPVAGLTPERLRRQVVLVTQEHHVFLGTVRDNLLIAEPGATDEELWQALATVDADGWVRDLPDGLGTRLGAGGLPRGPGSSGPKGACLTDGSQTQQLALARVVLADPHTLILDEATALLDPTTARHTERALAAVLEGRTVIAIAHRLHTAHDADRVAVMEDGLVTELGSHEDLVAAGGAYAALWRTWHGDGTPN
- a CDS encoding ABC transporter ATP-binding protein, whose translation is MIDAYEDPGTPDCRGGRRYLWWLVTRQPGRAAAGAVLSCTWMTLLAATPYLMARAVDEGLEPGDTGALAGWTAALFAVGSLNAWLSIMRHRTMTRVRLDANFRTVKVVVRQAVRLGATLPGQTGAGEVVTIGVGDVQTIAAAMTVVGPGIGALMSYVVVAGLLLSVSVRLAVVVLVGVPLIGVLVGPLMGRLRGAETEYRERQGVLTARIGDLAGGLRVLGGLGGKGLVADSFRRDSRRLREQGYRVGAVTSWIQALGAGLPTLFLAVVTWLGARMAARGEITVGELVSVYGYVAVLAGWPVAMLIDGAYYLSRGVVAAERVVRLLRLEPAPDAGTADPPAEPSVLHDPESGVRVPPGGLTALAAARPADAAAVVDRLGRYAPSDVTWGDVRLDDIPLPRVRERILVADHEADLFAGPLRELVGGCREPDEAEVARAVHAAAADDIVRGLPDGLDAQVDAQGRNLSGGQRQRVRLVRALLAAPEVLLAVEPTSALDAHTEAVVADRLRASRAGRTTVVTSASPLVLDRADTVHYLVDGKVAATGSHRELLAGEPGYRALVTREADAETDTDAGAGADPGADAGADTDTDADTHTGADAVADTEGAR
- a CDS encoding DUF4232 domain-containing protein is translated as MRTTTWKTAVTAATTLLVGALGGGPAQASLPTAAASPDAGVAPSSCRPANHIAEIAADAPSSGHRHYRVTLTAAPGYEPCELAGSPTDVRFSRHGLPDGVTAGRYGSQSTVVTFGPGHPVHFDIQVPSGAGGVLADEAAFTLRTPDGGVIPGESTAYGQFTVDAGTLIGPVGPGA
- a CDS encoding ABC transporter ATP-binding protein — translated: MTTTTSAGPTTGEPGASGTGKPGPDAPGDPFDRDVLPTPPGATSTLLRSLLAPMKARVAFTTLLLLLQQAAVQAAPLLVAYAIDNAVPALRDHDRGPLVVVAVGYLLCALTSGGLQFTFIEASARVSQDVLLDLRGRIFRHAQALSVDFHERYTSGRLISRSTTDVESLRELLNEGLQELVTVVLSFLYISAMLLWLDLGIGAVAVASFVPLFLLVRLYRRRAGRVFRARSTAIAAVIVKFVETMNGIRPVRAFRREAVNDAEFAVLNERHARTNGDGMLEMARYVVGSRLVANTAVAAMVLWGAYRVASGSLALGVLAAAVLYLRRLYDPIDRLGMFLNSYQSAAASLEKIAGLLAQTPSVPEPAEPRELPPLESDLPGREVVFDQVRFAYRTGGEVLPRFDLTVPAGETVALVGSTGAGKSTLAKLLARFYDPTEGRVLLDGVDLRELSVPELRRGVVMVTQEAFLFSGTVADNIAIGRPEATRAEIEQAAKAIGAHEFISGLPDGYDTDVRKRGGRISAGQRQLVAFARALLADPAVLILDEATSSLDIPGERAVQRAMSTVLRGRTAMVIAHRLSTVEIADRVLVMEHGRIVEDGAPDELIAGTGRFADLHKAWRDSLA